In Thermothelomyces thermophilus ATCC 42464 chromosome 4, complete sequence, a single genomic region encodes these proteins:
- a CDS encoding 3-keto steroid reductase-like protein (orthologue of Saccharomyces cerevisiae ERG27p; orthologue of S. cerevisiae ERG27p), whose product MSAKAPWEAIPPEHTLFVLVTGGNSGIGFGIGERLIDEYLTTRSLSSHLVLIPTTRSAKKSRETVDGLRQHTKEFAATSKVLRARAGPNYDPKQTTKRVHILSVQLDLCSLPSIRQAAHQLVSGTLSSPSDDDDFVSLTDVTIPRLDSVIFNAGMGGWYGLDWPKVFHNIFTKGLVSATTWPTFKGALAGHVIDPIKGAKGEEGTPQMGEIFCANVFGHYVFAQRLVPLMSRPAGSALPPGRIIWESSVEGEWDSLSLDDFEAVTIPAAYESSKRLTDVLALTATLPASRPYVDRFLNIANNTATTPPKIYVVHPGIVQTTLFPLNAFMFFWYNVVLYVARWLGSPWHVITAYNGACAAVWLALQEQGWLDGARAERVKWGSSTDRWGGCRVKKTEVDGWGWEGRVEEMRELRQEHKLAGRRPGAVDVTEEKLVEFKELGAECWKRMEELRERWEAMVDAAEAGRS is encoded by the exons ATGTCGGCAAAAGCACCTTGGGAAGCCATCCCACCCGAGCACACCCTGTTCGTCCTGGTGACGGgcggtaatag CGGCATCGGCTTTGGCATCGGCGAGCGCCTCATCGACGAATACCTCACCACGCGATCCCTCTCCTCGCATCTAGTATTGATACCAACCACGCGGAGCGCGAAGAAGTCTCGGGAGACCGTCGATGGTCTCCGGCAACATACGAAGGAGTTCGCGGCCACGTCCAAGGTCCTCCGCGCGCGGGCAGGCCCGAACTACGACCCGAAGCAGACCACGAAACGGGTCCACATCCTCAGCGTCCAGCTCGACCTGTGCAGCCTGCCTTCCATCCGCCAGGCCGCGCACCAGCTCGTCTCCGGCACTCTCAGCAGCCCgagcgacgatgacgactTCGTGTCCCTCACCGACGTCACGATCCCCCGCCTGGATTCCGTCATCTTCAACGCCGGGATGGGGGGCTGGTACGGGCTCGACTGGCCCAAGGTCTTCCACAACATCTTCACAAAGGGTCTGGTCAGCGCCACGACATGGCCGACCTTCAAGGGCGCGCTGGCCGGGCACGTCATCGACCCGATCAAAGGAGCCAAGGGGGAAGAGGGGACCCCGCAGATGGGCGAGATCTTTTGTGCCAACGTCTTCGGCCACTACGTCTTCGCCCAGCGGCTCGTGCCGCTCATGAGCCGCCCCGCGGGTAGCGCCCTGCCGCCGGGACGCATCATCTGGGAGTCGAGCGTGGAGGGGGAGTGGGACAGCCTCTCGCTGGACGACTTTGAGGCCGTCACGATCCCCGCGGCCTACGAGTCCAGCAAGCGGCTGACGGACGTTCTGGCGCTGACGGCCACTCTCCCGGCCTCCAGGCCCTACGTCGACCGATTCCTCAACATCGCCAACAACACCGCCACCACCCCGCCCAAGATCTACGTCGTCCACCCGGGCATCGTGCAGACGACCCTGTTCCCGCTCAACGCCTTCATGTTCTTCTGGTACAACGTGGTGCTCTACGTGGCCCGCTGGCTGGGCTCGCCGTGGCACGTGATCACGGCGTACAACGGCGCGTGCGCGGCCGTGTGGCTGGCGCTGCAGGAGCAGGGCTGGCTGGACGGGGCGCGGGCAGAGCGCGTCAAGTGGGGGTCCAGCACCGACCGGTGGGGGGGGTGCCGGGTCAAGAAGACCGAGGTAGACGGGTGGGGATGGGAGGGCCGGGTCGAGGAGATGCGCGAGCTCAGGCAGGAGCACAAGCTGGCTGGCCGGAGACCCGGGGCGGTGGACGTGACGGAGGAGAAGCTTGTCGAGTTCAAGGAGCTCGGGGCCGAGTGCTGGAAGCGGATGGAAGAGCTGAGGGAGCGGTGGGAGGCCATGGTCGACGCGGCCGAGGCAGGGCGCTCATAG